In one Candidatus Binataceae bacterium genomic region, the following are encoded:
- a CDS encoding DUF3368 domain-containing protein, producing the protein MIVSDAGPIIIFARIGRLSLLHEVAGSLLIPDAVYDEIVLKKGGMPGAAEVAQAAWIQKVSVADRSIVDGLPNVLHEGEREAIALAKERGAQLLVDEIRARRVAIDWGIDVIGTLRILAEAKRLGLVDAVRPIIAEMQSSGYRFDRVLVRRFLERIGEG; encoded by the coding sequence ATGATCGTCTCCGATGCCGGCCCAATCATTATCTTCGCCCGCATCGGTCGGCTTTCCCTTCTCCACGAGGTTGCCGGCTCCCTGCTAATCCCCGACGCTGTCTACGACGAGATTGTCCTAAAGAAAGGCGGTATGCCGGGCGCGGCCGAGGTGGCTCAAGCCGCGTGGATTCAGAAAGTCTCTGTCGCAGATCGTTCAATTGTTGATGGCCTGCCGAACGTTTTGCATGAAGGAGAGCGCGAAGCGATCGCCCTTGCCAAGGAGCGAGGCGCGCAATTGCTGGTTGACGAAATTCGTGCCCGACGCGTCGCCATTGACTGGGGAATCGACGTGATCGGGACGCTGCGCATCCTCGCCGAAGCGAAACGGTTGGGACTCGTCGATGCGGTTCGCCCGATCATCGCGGAGATGCAATCGAGTGGATACCGGTTCGACCGTGTTTTGGTCCGACGCTTCCTTGAGCGAATCGGCGAGGGGTAA
- a CDS encoding UPF0175 family protein — protein MAEKDFHVSLPQEVVGGFGWNESEVPSRVREALVMELLRLDRLSEAQAAAILGLARWELLEVMGRYDVPAVRMSTEELDRELATEVKRSGAA, from the coding sequence GTGGCTGAGAAGGATTTTCACGTAAGCCTACCCCAAGAGGTGGTCGGTGGCTTTGGCTGGAACGAATCGGAAGTGCCCAGCCGCGTACGCGAGGCGCTCGTAATGGAGCTGTTACGGCTCGACAGGCTTTCGGAGGCGCAAGCCGCAGCCATTTTGGGACTCGCACGCTGGGAGCTTCTCGAAGTGATGGGGCGTTACGACGTACCGGCCGTTCGAATGAGCACAGAGGAACTCGATCGCGAGCTCGCCACCGAGGTCAAGCGTAGCGGCGCCGCATGA